Proteins encoded together in one Chaetodon auriga isolate fChaAug3 chromosome 20, fChaAug3.hap1, whole genome shotgun sequence window:
- the trim16 gene encoding tripartite motif-containing protein 16 has product MADTAAEDAAPLSKQQQCGACSGVLSGDGPAGRRHSVCASCLQDKSQGSPESLQSPDKPEPEDGPKQNGTEADAPVISSKEEQSQDSKTAEETKIQKDLKESEDPKKPEGEKKEAEQTDKEVKDGEKEEVKEKEVKEEPLGPDDVVCDSCIESPCRALKSCLTCLVSYCEAHLRPHLENPKFQNHRLVEPLRDIERRTCESHKWPLELFCSADACCICQDCVTEDHRGHNTIPVVEARRQIEKELGEKQAEMVKTVTAAENAINKLQLNTVSIEHSVTEVRAVIESQFEELQTVVERAKREVMEILEAEEKQALRQAEGIRVHLEQRCTELKKTQAQMEKLSKNKNDVDYLQEYSEWKKEATDISLPGVYIGLMDRLNSFSRVIVDSTQDLCAMLVSSYIEKVKETCKNDKMGIKTTVQAIVATKQNMSIPDPVTHADFLKYTAHVSFDPDTAHKFLRLTEENRKVTNTTPWQHPYPDVPERFENWRQVLATESFYLGRHYFEVDISGEGTHIGVTYKSIDRKGSESNSCITGNDFSWCLQWNGRTFSAWHSDVEAPLNVEKFTRIGVYVDYTRGLLAFYGVDDSMTLIHEYRAEFLEPLYPAFWLSKKENIVALVAPGEPLRLKSPSPPTSPANGAVVSKTAA; this is encoded by the exons ATGGCagatacagcagctgaagacgCAGCTCCCCtctccaaacagcagcagtgtggcgCCTGCTCAGGTGTGCTGAGCGGAGACGGGCCGGCCGGCCGCCGTCACTCCGTCTGCGCCTCCTGCCTCCAGGACAAAAGCCAAGGAAGTCCCGAGTCTCTGCAGAGCCCCGACAAGCCCGAACCTGAAGATGGTCCCAAACAAAACGGGACAGAAGCTGACGCTCCTGTGAtcagcagcaaagaggagcagagtcAGGACTCAAAGACGGCAGAGGAGACCAAAATCCAGAAGGATCTGAAGGAGTCCGAGGACCCCAAGAAACCTGAgggggagaagaaggaggcagagcagacagacaaagaggtgaaagatggagaaaaagaggaggtaaaagaaaaggaggtgaaggaggaacCTTTGGGCCCCGATGATGTGGTGTGTGACTCGTGTATCGAGAGTCCCTGCAGGGCCCTCAAGTCCTGCCTCACCTGCCTGGTGTCCTACTGCGAGGCCCACCTCCGGCCCCACCTGGAGAACCCGAAGTTTCAGAACCACCGGCTGGTGGAGCCGCTCAGGGACATCGAGAGGCGGACCTGCGAGAGCCACAAGTGGCCCCTGGAGCTTTTCTGCAGCGCTGACGCCTGCTGCATCTGCCAGGACTGCGTGACGGAGGACCACAGGGGCCACAACACCATCCCTGTGGTGGAGGCTCGCAGACAAATAGAG AAGGAACTCGGGGAGAAGCAGGCTGAGATGGTGAAGACGGTGACGGCAGCAGAAAATGCTATCAACAAACTTCAACTCAACACGGTCTCTATTGAG CATTCGGTGACGGAGGTGCGGGCCGTGATTGAGAGCCAGTTTGAGGAGCTGCAGACGGTGGTGGAGAGGGCGAAGCGGGAGGTGATGGAGATCCTGGAGGCCGAGGAGAAGCAGGCGCTGAGGCAGGCCGAGGGCATCCGGGTTCACCTGGAGCAGAGGTGCAccgagctgaagaagacacaGGCCCAGATGGAGAAgctgtcaaaaaacaaaaatgatgtgGATTATTTACAG GAGTATTCAGAGTGGAAGAAAGAAGCCACTGACATTTCTCTGCCCGGGGTCTACATCGGCCTGATGGACCGCCTCAATTCCTTCAGCCGCGTCATCGTCGACTCCACGCAGGATCTGTGTGCCATGCTCGTGTCTTCATACATCGAGAAAGTTAAAGAGACCTGCAAGAACG ACAAAATGGGAATAAAGACGACAGTTCAGGCAATTGTTGCAACAAAGCAGAACATGTCGATACCAGACCCGGTGACGCATGCCGACTTCCTCAAGT ATACCGCCCACGTGAGTTTCGACCCTGACACAGCTCACAAGTTCCTGCGcctgacagaggaaaacaggaaggtGACTAATACCACGCCGTGGCAGCACCCTTATCCCGACGTACCTGAGCGGTTTGAGAACTGGCGCCAAGTTCTGGCGACAGAGAGCTTCTATCTGGGGCGGCACTACTTTGAGGTAGACATCAGCGGCGAGGGCACGCACATCGGCGTGACCTACAAGAGCATCGACCGCAAAGGCAGCGAGAGCAACAGCTGCATCACAGGAAACGACTTCTCCTGGTGTCTCCAGTGGAACGGACGCACCTTCTCCGCCTGGCACAGCGACGTGGAAGCCCCTCTGAATGTGGAGAAGTTCACTCGTATCGGGGTTTATGTGGACTACACCAGAGGCCTCCTGGCTTTCTACGGCGTGGATGACAGCATGACGCTCATCCACGAGTACCGGGCAGAGTTCCTGGAGCCTCTTTACCCGGCTTTCTGGTTGTCCAAGAAGGAGAACATCGTCGCCTTGGTGGCACCAGGGGAGCCGTTACGGCTTAAAAGCCCTTCTCCTCCCACATCGCCCGCAAACGGAGCAGTGGTTTCAAAAACTGCAGCGTAG
- the fads6 gene encoding fatty acid desaturase 6, with product MQSVPEEQGGERGAGGRTGETLVKRKGDSEYSEEMKNGGAGGEEAEKESLMMELTRLVQKTVRESSWWERRGIDCSILAAAFLCLPPAFLLLGSSQIVSFAAGMLLMGVAHAVITIKGTHLASHGALSESQAWGKFWAVFFIEICGSFSARAGVHGHIKMHHAHTNVIGLGDSSVWKVPFLPRTVYLFVAPLAVPIITPLVALAHLKGHSLAHVVRTMLMVALGLYSQYWLLIHVSGFLSPLSALLCMLVCRAMFSVPYIHVNIFQHIGLHMFSPTSRPKRIYQMTYGVLNLPRNFLLDWIFGHSLINCHVEHHLFPFLSDHMCLKVKPVVSKYLTEKQLPYQEDSYLSRLHLFFNKYQELMVFAPPITELVGVQ from the exons ATGCAGAGTGTACCGGAGGAGCAGGGGGGTGAgaggggagcaggagggaggacgGGGGAGACGTTAGTCAAGAGAAAAGGAGACTCTGAATACAGTGAGGAGATGAAGAATGGAGGAGCAGGTGGTGAGGAGGCGGAGAAGGAGTCGCTGATGATGGAGCTGACGAGGCTGGTGCAGAAGAcggtgagagagagcagctggtgggagaggagggggatcGACTGCAGCATCCTGGCAGCAGCATTCCTCTGTCTGCCGCCCG CCTTCCTGCTGCTCGGCTCCTCTCAGATCGTCAGCTTTGCGGCGGGCATGCTGCTGATGGGCGTGGCTCACGCTGTCATCACCATCAAAGGGACGCACCTGGCGAGTCACGGGGCGCTCAGCGAGTCGCAGGCCTGGGGGAAGTTCTGGGCCGTCTTCTTCATCGAG ATCTGTGGCTCGTTCTCAGCGCGAGCCGGCGTTCACGGCCACATTAAGATGCATCACGCTCACACTAACGTCATTGGACTGGGCGACTCCAGCGTATGGAAGGTCCCCTTCCTGCCCCGCACCGTCTACCTGTTCGTAGCCCCCCTGGCCGTGCCCATCATCACTCCCCTCGTTGCACTCG CTCATCTCAAAGGACACTCGTTGGCTCACGTCGTTAGGACCATGCTGATGGTAGCGCTGGGCCTGTATTCTCAGTACTGGCTGCTGATCCACGTCTCCGGCTTCCTGTCACCTCTCAGCGCTTTGCTCTGTATGCTTGTTTGCAGAGCAATGTTCTCTGTGCCGTATATCCATGTCAACATTTTCCAG caCATCGGCCTCCACATGTTCTCTCCCACCAGTCGACCAAAGAGGATCTACCAGATGACCTACGGAGTCCTGAACCTGCCGCGTAACTTCCTGCTGGACTGGATATTTGGACACTCGCTTATCAACTGTCACGTGGAGCACCACCTCTTCCCCTTCCTGTCTGATCACATGTGTCTAAAG gtgaagCCTGTCGTGTCCAAGTATCTGACCGAGAAGCAGCTTCCATACCAGGAGGACAGCTACCTCTCCCGCCTGCACCTTTTCTTCAACAAGTACCAGGAACTGATGGTGTTTGCCCCGCCGATCACAGAGCTGGTGGGAGTGCAGTGA
- the LOC143339226 gene encoding pre-mRNA splicing regulator USH1G-like: MNDRYHRAARDGYLDVLKEATRKELNAPDEDGMTPTLWAAYHGNLEALRLIVGRGGDPDKCDIWGNTPLHLAAANGHHNCLSFLVAFGANVWCLDNDYHTPLDMAATKGHMDCVRYLDSIAAKQIALNPKLVSKLKDRAFRAAERRIKECAKLQRKHRERMERKFMKESAALDNLDTISFSSYTSSSTLSRKFNTVTSNMPYSQATLHSTAKGKAKIQKKLEKKKQVDGSFKIYEDGRKSVRSLSGLQLGNDVMFLKQGTYANPKERSRLNIRDMFPRDDDDDADTVSRAMSDPGLHEAAYSEISADSGRDSLFTRPGLGTMVFRRNYMSGGMFGIGARDEGSVAGSEPVGQAPNVRLRGHLPRRSPSFDEDSIGSALSLQERNLQELPWEETDVVLDQDLEPENSPLETFLASQNLSEFMQIFRREKIDLEALLLCSDQDLTSIHIPLGPRKKLLDACKRRLDTLDEPEAIEDTEL, from the exons ATGAACGACCGGTACCACCGGGCGGCCCGGGACGGCTACCTGGACGTGCTGAAGGAGGCCACGCGGAAGGAGCTGAACGCGCCGGACGAGGATGGGATGACGCCGACCTTATGGGCCGCTTACCACGGCAACCTGGAGGCGCTCCGGCTCATCGTGGGGAGAGG AGGCGACCCGGACAAATGTGACATCTGGGGCAACACACCTCTTCACCTGGCAGCTGCCAATGGCCACCACAACTGCCTGTCCTTCCTGGTGGCTTTCGGTGCCAACGTGTGGTGTCTGGACAACGACTACCACACACCGCTGGACATGGCTGCCACCAAGGGGCACATGGACTGTGTTCGCTACCTGGACTCCATCGCTGCCAAGCAGATCGCCCTCAACCCAAAGCTGGTCAGTAAACTGAAGGACCGGGCGTTCCGTGCCGCAGAGCGCCGGATCAAAGAGTGCGCAAAGCTCCAGAGGAAGCACCGCGAGCGCATGGAGAGGAAGTTCATGAAGGAGTCCGCCGCTTTAGACAACTTAGACACTATTAGCTTCTCTAGctacaccagcagcagcacactgagccGCAAGTTCAACACTGTCACCTCCAACATGCCATACTCACAG GCCACTCTGCATTCCACAGCCAAGGGCAAGGCCAAGATCcagaagaagctggagaagaagaagcaggttGACGGATCGTTCAAGATCTACGAGGATGGGAGGAAAAGTGTGCGCTCGCTGTCCGGCCTGCAGCTTGGCAATGACGTCATGTTCCTCAAACAAGGCACGTATGCCAACCCCAAGGAGCGGTCACGCCTCAACATCCGCGACATGTTCCCCCGCGACGATGACGACGATGCCGACACCGTCTCCCGTGCCATGAGCGACCCGGGCCTCCATGAGGCCGCGTATTCGGAGATCAGCGCCGACTCTGGACGTGATTCCCTGTTCACCCGACCTGGACTTGGCACCATGGTGTTCAGGAGGAACTATATGAGTGGAGGCATGTTTGGTATTGGGGCGCGGGACGAAGGGAGTGTAGCAGGAAGTGAACCTGTGGGTCAAGCACCTAACGTTCGCCTACGAGGTCATCTGCCTCGACGCTCGCCCAGCTTCGATGAGGACAGTATTGGCAGTGCCTTGAGCCTGCAAGAAAGAAACCTTCAGGAGTTGCCCTGGGAGGAAACTGATGTTGTGCTGGATCAGGACTTGGAGCCAGAGAACAGTCCTCTAGAAACCTTCCTGGCTTCTCAAAACCTCAGTGAGTTCATGCAGATCTTCAGGAGGGAGAAGATCGACCTGGAggctctgctgctttgttcaGATCAGGACCTCACCAGCATTCACATCCCTTTGGGCCCCAGGAAGAAACTTCTGGATGCCTGCAAGAGACGTCTGGACACCCTAGATGAACCAGAGGCCATTGAAGACACTGAGCTGTGA
- the tvp23b gene encoding Golgi apparatus membrane protein TVP23 homolog B, with the protein MIADDTNDEDVSLFDAEEDAGKRSKTTKIKHPLASFFHLFFRVTAVLVYLLCEIFSRSFIACMVTIILLLSCDFWTVKNITGRLMVGLRWWNQVDDDGRSHWVFESRKGTGKQQASDSESRIFWLGLIVCPVLWVIFAFSTLFSFKIKWVPVVIMGVVLQGANLYGYVRCKVGGKTSLKNMATNYFGRQFLKQALSKEEES; encoded by the exons ATGATAGCAGAC GATACCAATGATGAAGACGTGTCCCTGTTTGATGCGGAGGAAGATGCGGGGAAAAGGTCCAAGACGACGAAAATAAA ACATCCGCTGGCCTCCTTCTTCCACCTCTTCTTCAGAGTCACCGCCGTCCTCGTGTACCTGCTCTGTGAGATTTTCAGTAGAAGTTTCATCGCCTGCATGGTGACTATAATCCTTCTGCTCTCGTGTGACTTCTGGACAGTGAAG AACATCACTGGGAGGTTGATGGTTGGCCTCAGGTGGTGGAACCAGGTGGATGATGATGGACGCAGCCATTGGGTGTTTGAGTCGAGGAAG GGCACTGGGAAGCAACAAGCGTCCGACTCTGAGTCCCGAATCTTTTGGCTGGGACTGATTGTTTGTCCGGTCCTCTGGGTCATCTTTGCTTTCAGCACTCTCTTTTCCTTCAAGATCAAATGGGTG CCTGTAGTGATCATGGGGGTGGTGCTGCAGGGGGCCAACCTCTACGGTTATGTGCGGTGTAAAGTGGGAGGAAAGACCAGCTTAAAGAATATGGCCACGAATTATTTTGGGAGACAGTTCCTCAAACAG GCGCTGTCCAAAGAAGAGGAGTCGTAG